Proteins encoded together in one Meles meles chromosome 7, mMelMel3.1 paternal haplotype, whole genome shotgun sequence window:
- the KLRB1 gene encoding killer cell lectin-like receptor subfamily B member 1 isoform X1 produces the protein MPPFAMDGQVVYADLSLPRGSCFTSSSPPSLPQDIGQGSSWHQFALKLGCTAVIVLTLTVIGLSVSVIFLRRNSSIEESQVDIQENRNETKEKPNLLKCPGDWHLLREKCLFLSRAPNTWKDSLTDCSRKESSLLLIQDQEELKLIQNWINEKGMLFWIGLTLSEKKWKWINGSFLNSNVLQITGSTQESSCVFISQTGIVSDYCDTENRWICQKELKLVRNKVCSES, from the exons ATGCCCCCGTTTGCAATGGATGGACAAGTGGTATATGCTGACTTAAGCTTACCCAGGGGTTCTTGCTTTACAAGTTCATCACCACCATCTCTTCCTCAAG ACATCGGTCAAGGTTCATCTTGGCATCAATTTGCTCTGAAACTTGGTTGTACTGCGGTTATTGTTCTTACTTTGACTGTGATTGGGTTGAGTGTTTCAG TGATATTCTTAAGACGAAACTCATCAATAGAAGAAAGCCAAGTGGATATTCAAGagaacagaaatgaaacaaaag AGAAACCAAATCTGTTAAAGTGCCCAGGAGACTGGCATCTACTCCGAGAAAAATGCTTGTTTCTTTCCCGTGCTCCCAACACTTGGAAAGACAGTCTGACTGATTGTTCCAGAAAAGAATCCAGTTTGCTGCTTATTCAAGATCAGGAAGAATtg AAACTCATACAAAACTGGATAAATGAAAAGGGAATGCTATTCTGGATTGGATTAACATTatcagaaaagaaatggaagtggATAAAtggctcatttttaaattcaaatgt ATTACAAATTACTGGTTCTACTCAAGAAAGCAGCTGTGTTTTCATCTCACAGACAGGAATTGTTTCTGACTACTGTGACACAGAAAATCGATGGATCTGCCAAAAAGAACTAAAACTTGTCAGAAATAAAGTATGTTCTGAGTCTTGA
- the KLRB1 gene encoding killer cell lectin-like receptor subfamily B member 1 isoform X3 produces the protein MPPFAMDGQVVYADLSLPRGSCFTSSSPPSLPQDIGQGSSWHQFALKLGCTAVIVLTLTVIGLSVSVIFLRRNSSIEESQVDIQENRNETKEKPNLLKCPGDWHLLREKCLFLSRAPNTWKDSLTDCSRKESSLLLIQDQEELKLIQNWINEKGMLFWIGLTLSEKKWKWINGSFLNSNVRHWLHEEN, from the exons ATGCCCCCGTTTGCAATGGATGGACAAGTGGTATATGCTGACTTAAGCTTACCCAGGGGTTCTTGCTTTACAAGTTCATCACCACCATCTCTTCCTCAAG ACATCGGTCAAGGTTCATCTTGGCATCAATTTGCTCTGAAACTTGGTTGTACTGCGGTTATTGTTCTTACTTTGACTGTGATTGGGTTGAGTGTTTCAG TGATATTCTTAAGACGAAACTCATCAATAGAAGAAAGCCAAGTGGATATTCAAGagaacagaaatgaaacaaaag AGAAACCAAATCTGTTAAAGTGCCCAGGAGACTGGCATCTACTCCGAGAAAAATGCTTGTTTCTTTCCCGTGCTCCCAACACTTGGAAAGACAGTCTGACTGATTGTTCCAGAAAAGAATCCAGTTTGCTGCTTATTCAAGATCAGGAAGAATtg AAACTCATACAAAACTGGATAAATGAAAAGGGAATGCTATTCTGGATTGGATTAACATTatcagaaaagaaatggaagtggATAAAtggctcatttttaaattcaaatgt GAGACACTGGCTACATGAAGAGAATTGA
- the KLRB1 gene encoding killer cell lectin-like receptor subfamily B member 1 isoform X2 produces the protein MPPFAMDGQVVYADLSLPRGSCFTSSSPPSLPQDIGQGSSWHQFALKLGCTAVIVLTLTVIGLSVSVIFLRRNSSIEESQVDIQENRNETKEKPNLLKCPGDWHLLREKCLFLSRAPNTWKDSLTDCSRKESSLLLIQDQEELKLIQNWINEKGMLFWIGLTLSEKKWKWINGSFLNSNVSQPQTSCLLELMAY, from the exons ATGCCCCCGTTTGCAATGGATGGACAAGTGGTATATGCTGACTTAAGCTTACCCAGGGGTTCTTGCTTTACAAGTTCATCACCACCATCTCTTCCTCAAG ACATCGGTCAAGGTTCATCTTGGCATCAATTTGCTCTGAAACTTGGTTGTACTGCGGTTATTGTTCTTACTTTGACTGTGATTGGGTTGAGTGTTTCAG TGATATTCTTAAGACGAAACTCATCAATAGAAGAAAGCCAAGTGGATATTCAAGagaacagaaatgaaacaaaag AGAAACCAAATCTGTTAAAGTGCCCAGGAGACTGGCATCTACTCCGAGAAAAATGCTTGTTTCTTTCCCGTGCTCCCAACACTTGGAAAGACAGTCTGACTGATTGTTCCAGAAAAGAATCCAGTTTGCTGCTTATTCAAGATCAGGAAGAATtg AAACTCATACAAAACTGGATAAATGAAAAGGGAATGCTATTCTGGATTGGATTAACATTatcagaaaagaaatggaagtggATAAAtggctcatttttaaattcaaatgt CAGTCAACCCCAAACCTCCTGCTTGTTGGAACTAATGGCATATTGA